One Ezakiella massiliensis genomic window, GTGCCACTAATTAACGCTGGAGACGGTGGCCACCAACATCCAACACAAACATTGACAGACCTTTTCACCATCCAAGAAAGCAAGGGCAAACTATCAGACATGGTTATCGGTCTTTGCGGAGACTTGAAATTTGGTAGAACTGTCCACTCACTTATCAAGGCCATGAGCATTAGAGATAATATTAAATTCGTCTTGATTTCTCCTGAAGAACTTCGCGTTCCAGATTATATTAAAAATATTTTAGATAATAAAAATATTGAATACAAGGAAGTGGAAAGACTTGAAAGCGTAATGGGAGAATTAGATGTCCTATACATGACCAGGGTTCAAAAGGAAAGATTCTTCAACGAAGCTGACTATATTAGACTCAAAGATTCATACATCTTGGATGAAGAAAAATTAAAATCTGCCAAAGCAGACCTTGCAATCCTCCATCCACTACCACGTGTAACTGAAATTGCAAACGAAGTCGATGATGACCCACGTGCATGGTACTTTAGGCAAGTTAAAAACGGAATGTTTGTAAGAATGGCACTTATTATGGAATTGTTGGGGGTAGAAGCATGTTAAGTATAAATTCAATTAAAAAAGGTATTGTTATTGACCACATCCACGCAGGACTTGGTGTAAAGATTTTTGATTATTTGGGCCTTAGGGATGCTGATTACACAGTTGCTCTTATTATGAATGCTCAATCAGGAAAAATCGGCAAAAAAGATATTATAAAGATCGAAAACGTTATCGACCTTGACTTATCAGCTCTTGGCTTTATCGATCCTGAAATTACAGTAAATATAATTGAAGACGAAAAAATTGTAGATAAAATTAATCTAACCCTACCTGAAAAAGTTGTTGGAGTTATCCAATGCAAGAACCCAAGATGCATCACTAGTATTGAACGCGGTATAGAACATGAATTCCATTTGGTCGACAGGGAAAAGGGAATTTACAAATGCACTTACTGTGACCATCAAGTGGTAAAAGACGATGTCAATAAATAAATTATACAAGAGAGTTGAGGAGAGGGGGCCCATCTGTGTGGGCCTGGACCCAAACCTTGACCACCTACCAGACTTTGTAAAAGACCTAAGCATTGAAGAAAAAATTTTTTCTTACAACAAGGCAATTATAGATGCCACCCATGATTTGGTCGCTGTTTATAAACCACAAGCTGCCTACTATGAGGGTGCTGGTCTGGAAGGACTCAAAGCTTACAAGAGGACACTGGAATACTTAAGAAAGAAAGACGCCCTAATTA contains:
- the pyrB gene encoding aspartate carbamoyltransferase; translated protein: MLKGRNYIDPTDFSVEELDEVMSLAQKIKDKPELFTDVCKGKLLATLFYEPSTRTRFSFEAAMLRLGGQVIGFSEPGSSSVQKGESLRDTIRTVGCYSDIIAMRHPKEGAPNYAREYTYVPLINAGDGGHQHPTQTLTDLFTIQESKGKLSDMVIGLCGDLKFGRTVHSLIKAMSIRDNIKFVLISPEELRVPDYIKNILDNKNIEYKEVERLESVMGELDVLYMTRVQKERFFNEADYIRLKDSYILDEEKLKSAKADLAILHPLPRVTEIANEVDDDPRAWYFRQVKNGMFVRMALIMELLGVEAC
- a CDS encoding aspartate carbamoyltransferase regulatory subunit; translation: MLSINSIKKGIVIDHIHAGLGVKIFDYLGLRDADYTVALIMNAQSGKIGKKDIIKIENVIDLDLSALGFIDPEITVNIIEDEKIVDKINLTLPEKVVGVIQCKNPRCITSIERGIEHEFHLVDREKGIYKCTYCDHQVVKDDVNK